In Pseudomonas flavescens, the sequence ATGTGGATGTCCAAATCCTGAATATAGTTTGGATATTTTTTTGAATAATTCTTCTACATATGGATCGTTAAAGCTGAATCCAATAAAAAGGCAGCTGAAGGATGAAAATATTTTCTCCAGTTGAAATTTTCCTAAAGTATTTCCTGAATATAGTTGTTCATAGTCTTCTTTGAATACGACACAGCTATCGATGCGAGATACATCGCCATGTATTTTTAAAATGAATTCATGTTGTGAGTCTATTTTTGATAGGTTGTAGTTGCTGCTATTGTCGATGACTTCAATTTTTTCTGAATGGTGCTCGATTAGCTTGTCATAGTTGGTGGTGATTATTCTGCTTGATATTTTTGAGAGCTTTTTGTGTGTGTCGCTATTTATGTTTTTGCTGAGTTCTTTTTCAAAGCTCTCATATATTTGTTTTTTATAACTTTCTTTAAGTTTTTCTAGTACTTCAAGTGGAGAGAGAATACGGGCATCTAAGCTTTGATCATAAATGTGTGCGTTTGGTATTCTTTCTTTATTATCGTTGAGGAATTTCTTTACCAGCGCCGACCAAGTTGGAAGTCCTGCGCTAGTAGAAAATCCCGAGCCAATAAATAATACGAGTGTATTGTTTTGGATTGATTCTTTAAGGTCGAAAGGAATATTCATTTTTTACTCTAATAAAAAAGCCCCGCACTAGGCGGGGCTTTTTATTAAGCTTCAACCCCAACATCC encodes:
- a CDS encoding SIR2 family protein, whose translation is MNIPFDLKESIQNNTLVLFIGSGFSTSAGLPTWSALVKKFLNDNKERIPNAHIYDQSLDARILSPLEVLEKLKESYKKQIYESFEKELSKNINSDTHKKLSKISSRIITTNYDKLIEHHSEKIEVIDNSSNYNLSKIDSQHEFILKIHGDVSRIDSCVVFKEDYEQLYSGNTLGKFQLEKIFSSFSCLFIGFSFNDPYVEELFKKISKLYSGFGHPHFWATTSEQEFDGINKIKLTNHKELDNLIEKLLEIKHEPQPSKNPAAEIATEYTTENTADSLELKSEGTDIPPNIDYWVGRDSELRSLAIDDSFKVFLSQASEEKVNHL